A region from the Natronomonas salsuginis genome encodes:
- a CDS encoding FAD-binding and (Fe-S)-binding domain-containing protein — MGADNQEPMARPADPPGDPSPFERVPGKTVSAYVDLASDLEAAVSGAVRFDEYAQILYATDGSIYQARPAGVVYPTDIDDVRAAVEIAIEHETPILPRGAGSSLAGQTVGPGCVVLDMSRHMDGLLEIDAEAQRARIQPGIVQDDLEDELADVGLKFAPDPASSNRSTVGGGIGNNSTGAHSVRYGITDAYTEEVKAILPDGSLLHAREIVLDGDEYDEIVSKDDCEAEIYETVRGLIEENEAAIEARYPELKRRVSGYNLDRVIYENDDGETVINLSKLYVGSEGTLGVIVEATVGLVTVPEETALALYFFEDLVDAMKAVPEALEFDVSAVELMDDEVFRLAAESDGYSKYAEPIPEGTAAALMLEYDSELHDDFEAAVETTNAHFVEDGDAFDVLEAYTDEDQTDIWSLRKAAIPLLMGLQGDPKPYPFIEDATVPPEELAEYVVGFEEVLEDHDTSAAYFAHAGSGTLHIRPILNLKEEEGIEKMHSITDDVTDLVLKHHGAFSGEHGDGMARTEFNPKMYGEDLWNAFKRVKTAFDPEWFMHPGNVVYRDSPEDVGPDNDRGVGADMRENLRYGPNYQSLEPQTKLDFSEEGGFSHLVELCNGCGTCRQTDENTMCPTFRASREEVQATRGRANTLRAAISGELPEDEIYSDRFQKEVLDLCVGCKGCKSDCPTGVDFAKLKAEVKHKYHEEEGTSLRSKLFGNVDRVNAVGSALAPVSNWAQRLPGSDLIAEKVLGIAPERDLPTFSNETLVGWFESRGPQVAEADAEDTVLLFPDTYTNYNYPAPGKAAVELLEAANVHVRVADKNEVAASGRAAFSMGLLDEAEERAQTNLDALLPYVEDGWSVLFVEPSDAVMFQDEYVDLLSDDRVEDLAVAAYGVCEYLNTYRVTDDVEFDAPGEYLTYHGHCNQKALNRDHHAAAALSAAGYEVDALDSSCCGMAGSFGYEDEHYELSKAIGEILNEKVRESPGSEVVAPGASCRSQLSDDDFEGERPAHPVEKLHEALA, encoded by the coding sequence ATGGGTGCCGACAATCAAGAACCGATGGCTCGACCGGCGGATCCGCCGGGCGACCCGTCGCCGTTCGAGCGAGTGCCGGGGAAGACCGTCTCGGCGTACGTCGATCTCGCGTCGGATCTCGAGGCGGCCGTCTCCGGTGCCGTCCGATTCGACGAGTACGCGCAGATCCTGTACGCGACAGACGGGAGCATCTACCAGGCGCGGCCGGCGGGCGTCGTCTACCCGACGGATATCGACGACGTCCGCGCGGCCGTCGAGATCGCCATCGAGCACGAGACGCCGATTCTCCCGCGCGGTGCGGGGTCGTCGCTCGCGGGCCAGACCGTCGGACCGGGCTGTGTCGTCCTCGACATGTCCCGACACATGGACGGGCTGCTCGAGATCGACGCCGAGGCACAGCGAGCGCGAATCCAGCCGGGAATCGTCCAGGACGACCTTGAGGACGAACTCGCCGACGTGGGGCTGAAGTTCGCCCCCGATCCGGCCTCCTCGAACCGCTCGACCGTCGGTGGCGGGATCGGGAACAACTCCACCGGTGCGCACTCCGTCCGGTACGGAATCACGGACGCCTACACCGAGGAAGTGAAAGCCATCCTCCCCGACGGCTCGCTGTTGCACGCCCGCGAGATCGTCCTCGACGGCGACGAGTACGACGAGATCGTCTCGAAAGACGACTGCGAGGCCGAGATCTACGAGACCGTCCGCGGGCTCATAGAGGAGAACGAAGCGGCGATCGAGGCCCGCTATCCCGAACTCAAACGGCGGGTCAGCGGCTACAATCTCGACCGCGTCATCTACGAGAACGACGACGGCGAGACGGTCATCAATCTCTCGAAGCTCTACGTCGGCAGCGAGGGGACCCTCGGCGTCATCGTCGAGGCGACTGTTGGGCTCGTGACCGTCCCAGAGGAGACGGCGCTCGCGCTGTACTTCTTCGAGGACCTTGTCGACGCCATGAAAGCCGTCCCGGAGGCGCTCGAGTTCGACGTCAGCGCCGTCGAGCTGATGGACGACGAGGTGTTCCGGCTGGCCGCCGAGTCCGACGGCTACAGCAAGTACGCCGAGCCGATCCCCGAGGGGACGGCGGCGGCGCTCATGCTCGAATACGACTCCGAGCTGCACGACGACTTCGAGGCGGCGGTCGAGACGACGAACGCCCACTTCGTCGAGGACGGCGACGCCTTCGACGTCCTCGAAGCGTACACCGACGAGGACCAAACGGACATCTGGTCGCTCCGGAAGGCCGCGATTCCGCTGTTGATGGGGCTGCAGGGCGATCCCAAGCCGTACCCATTCATCGAGGACGCGACGGTGCCGCCGGAGGAGTTAGCGGAGTACGTCGTCGGCTTCGAGGAGGTGCTGGAGGATCACGACACGTCGGCGGCGTACTTCGCCCACGCGGGAAGCGGAACGCTGCACATCCGACCCATACTGAATCTCAAGGAGGAGGAGGGCATCGAGAAGATGCACTCGATCACCGACGACGTGACTGATCTGGTGTTGAAACACCACGGCGCGTTCTCCGGCGAACACGGCGACGGGATGGCCCGAACCGAGTTCAACCCGAAGATGTACGGCGAGGACCTCTGGAACGCGTTCAAGCGGGTCAAGACGGCGTTCGACCCCGAGTGGTTCATGCATCCCGGAAACGTCGTCTACCGCGACAGCCCCGAGGATGTCGGCCCTGACAACGACCGCGGCGTCGGCGCTGACATGCGCGAGAACCTCCGTTACGGACCGAATTACCAATCCCTGGAGCCGCAGACGAAACTGGACTTCTCCGAAGAGGGCGGCTTCTCGCACCTCGTCGAACTCTGCAACGGCTGTGGGACCTGCCGACAGACCGACGAGAACACGATGTGTCCGACGTTCCGCGCTTCGCGCGAGGAGGTCCAAGCGACCCGCGGCCGCGCGAACACGCTGCGTGCGGCTATCAGCGGCGAGCTCCCGGAGGACGAGATCTACTCCGACCGCTTCCAGAAGGAAGTGCTCGACCTCTGCGTCGGCTGTAAGGGGTGTAAGTCGGACTGCCCGACCGGCGTCGATTTCGCGAAGCTGAAAGCCGAGGTCAAGCACAAATATCACGAAGAGGAGGGGACGAGCCTCCGATCGAAGCTGTTCGGCAACGTCGACCGCGTCAACGCGGTCGGCAGCGCGCTCGCCCCGGTCTCGAACTGGGCGCAGCGCCTCCCCGGCTCCGACCTGATTGCCGAGAAGGTGCTCGGGATCGCGCCGGAGCGCGACCTCCCGACCTTCTCGAACGAGACGCTCGTCGGCTGGTTCGAATCCCGCGGGCCACAGGTCGCCGAGGCCGACGCCGAGGATACCGTCCTCCTCTTTCCCGACACCTACACGAACTACAACTATCCGGCCCCTGGCAAGGCCGCGGTCGAACTGCTCGAAGCCGCCAACGTCCACGTTCGCGTCGCCGACAAGAACGAGGTCGCCGCGAGCGGGCGGGCGGCCTTCTCGATGGGGCTGCTTGACGAAGCGGAGGAGCGCGCCCAAACGAACCTCGACGCGCTGCTGCCCTATGTCGAGGACGGCTGGTCCGTGCTCTTCGTCGAGCCCTCCGACGCCGTGATGTTCCAAGACGAGTACGTCGATCTGCTCTCGGACGACCGCGTCGAGGACCTCGCCGTCGCCGCCTACGGCGTCTGCGAGTACCTCAACACCTATCGGGTCACCGACGACGTCGAGTTCGATGCCCCCGGTGAGTATCTGACGTATCACGGCCACTGTAATCAGAAGGCGCTCAATCGCGACCACCACGCCGCAGCCGCGCTGTCGGCGGCCGGCTACGAGGTCGACGCGCTCGACTCCTCGTGTTGCGGAATGGCCGGCTCGTTCGGCTACGAGGACGAACACTACGAACTCTCAAAAGCGATCGGCGAGATCCTCAACGAGAAAGTTCGTGAGAGCCCCGGGAGCGAGGTCGTCGCCCCCGGTGCGTCCTGTCGATCCCAGCTGTCCGACGACGACTTCGAGGGCGAACGCCCCGCCCACCCCGTCGAGAAGCTCCACGAAGCGCTGGCCTGA